Proteins encoded within one genomic window of Paraglaciecola psychrophila 170:
- a CDS encoding GGDEF domain-containing response regulator translates to MNQYIVEQKLSLAESLILIVEDDPINAMVIEDLLSGLYQTKIVHSGESALKFCDVQPPDLILLDVVMDGISGLETCITLKINTQTQHIPIIFITSMHDQDDQNRCWEAGCVDFVAKPVNGVTLRNRIKSHLTLKLQSDLLRRISFVDGLTGLYNRHLLEDVMEKFTSHVNRSNQPLSLMMIDVDWFKGYNDTYGHLEGDECLKRLARAIKDSLQRPTDMAIRYGGEEFLCLLPDTDHKGVEKIANLMLKMVNDLAIEHKLSEFKVVTVSIGIHTISRSKNTSLVNTLAKTDEALYVAKQLGRNRFSTYVTKS, encoded by the coding sequence TTGAATCAATATATTGTCGAGCAAAAGTTGTCATTAGCTGAATCACTGATATTGATTGTTGAAGATGACCCTATTAATGCGATGGTAATTGAGGATCTACTCTCAGGCTTATATCAAACTAAAATAGTGCACTCCGGTGAAAGCGCTTTAAAATTTTGTGATGTTCAGCCGCCAGACCTTATTCTGCTTGATGTCGTGATGGATGGTATTTCTGGTCTTGAAACCTGTATAACCCTAAAAATTAATACTCAAACACAGCATATACCCATTATTTTTATAACGTCGATGCATGATCAGGATGATCAAAACCGCTGTTGGGAAGCTGGGTGTGTTGATTTTGTGGCTAAACCCGTCAACGGCGTAACGCTTCGTAACAGAATCAAATCTCACTTAACCCTTAAGTTACAATCCGACTTATTACGCAGAATATCGTTTGTTGACGGCTTGACTGGACTATATAACCGGCATCTACTCGAAGATGTGATGGAAAAATTCACATCACATGTCAATCGCTCTAATCAGCCTCTGAGCTTAATGATGATAGATGTAGACTGGTTCAAAGGTTATAACGATACCTATGGTCATTTAGAGGGGGATGAATGTCTTAAACGTTTAGCACGTGCGATAAAAGATAGTTTACAACGGCCCACAGATATGGCGATACGTTATGGTGGAGAAGAATTTTTATGTTTATTACCGGATACAGACCATAAAGGAGTTGAAAAAATTGCAAATTTAATGCTTAAAATGGTGAACGATTTGGCTATTGAACACAAGCTGTCGGAATTTAAAGTCGTCACTGTTAGCATTGGTATTCACACTATAAGTAGAAGTAAAAATACCTCATTAGTTAATACCTTAGCTAAGACTGACGAAGCTCTGTATGTTGCTAAGCAACTTGGTAGGAATCGTTTTTCGACTTATGTAACCAAGTCATAG
- a CDS encoding DUF3718 domain-containing protein, whose product MLKIVKTSIAIATASLLFASNAQADVSDALQNICTIVKADDKGELRKKMKRVQSDFRMKLKDYYTGVTCGGNSLIRTAMLNDAVETGTLMVKKMPKGDLSSPEQDGKTVLIWASENGLDASPIVAALNDRI is encoded by the coding sequence ATGTTGAAAATTGTTAAAACTTCTATCGCCATCGCAACCGCTTCTTTACTTTTTGCTAGCAACGCTCAAGCCGACGTTAGCGATGCTTTACAAAATATCTGCACTATCGTGAAAGCAGATGACAAAGGCGAACTACGCAAAAAAATGAAACGTGTTCAGTCTGACTTTAGAATGAAGTTAAAAGATTACTACACAGGTGTTACTTGTGGTGGTAACAGCCTTATCCGTACCGCTATGCTTAACGATGCAGTGGAAACAGGTACCTTAATGGTTAAGAAAATGCCAAAGGGTGACTTAAGCTCACCAGAACAAGATGGCAAAACAGTATTGATATGGGCTTCTGAAAACGGCTTAGATGCATCACCTATTGTTGCGGCTCTTAACGACAGAATATAA
- a CDS encoding acyl-CoA dehydrogenase C-terminal domain-containing protein — protein MQYFKAPQKEALFVMNELLGFKKHYADLGFTDATPDMVEAIFSEAAKFAENVLAPINANGDEEGCKWEDGVVTTPAGFKEAYKQYVDGGWTGMTHPEELGGQNLPYSLGSVMAEWFSSANHSWAMYPGLSQGCIETLKEHGTHEQQKMFLNNLIGGHWTGTMCLTESHCGSDLGMLKCKAVKNDDGSYSLTGTKIFISAGEHDMSDNIVHIVIARLPDAPSGTKGISLFVVPKFHAGPEGEKLDRNGVTCGSIEHKMGIKGSATCVINFDDAKGYLVGTENRGLNCMFTFMNTARIGTGLEGLSASEAAFQGALAYAKDRLQFRAMTGVKNPDGPADPIINHPDVRRMLLTQKAFAEGNRALAVYAMKLVDISQANQDEGAKQLAESKLALLTPIVKAFLTETAQETTSYGMQVFGGHGFIREWGMEQLARDTRICTMYEGTTGIQAIDLLARKVVGSNGKLLTVFTNEVKEYCKSIRDKSQFNAWSNSIDTHIDEWHQITEDIMHRAAKNPAELGAASVDYLMYSGYVVVGYFWLQMAVVAQQKLDEGTSDPEFYQAKLHTTKFYFDRLLTRTRSLVSAMESGADNLMNMEEEQFNIV, from the coding sequence ATGCAATATTTTAAAGCCCCACAAAAAGAAGCCTTATTCGTGATGAACGAATTATTAGGTTTTAAAAAACATTATGCCGATTTGGGATTTACAGATGCTACGCCTGATATGGTCGAAGCCATTTTTTCAGAAGCCGCTAAATTCGCCGAAAATGTGTTAGCGCCAATTAATGCCAACGGTGATGAAGAAGGCTGTAAATGGGAAGACGGCGTAGTGACCACTCCTGCAGGTTTCAAAGAAGCTTACAAACAATATGTTGATGGTGGCTGGACAGGTATGACACACCCAGAAGAACTAGGTGGGCAGAATTTACCTTACTCTTTAGGCAGTGTGATGGCAGAGTGGTTTTCCTCGGCGAATCACTCTTGGGCTATGTACCCCGGGCTCAGTCAAGGTTGTATCGAAACCTTAAAAGAGCATGGCACGCATGAGCAGCAAAAAATGTTTTTGAATAACCTAATTGGTGGTCACTGGACAGGCACTATGTGTTTGACTGAATCTCATTGTGGCTCTGACCTAGGTATGCTGAAATGTAAAGCAGTAAAGAATGATGATGGAAGTTATAGCTTAACTGGCACCAAAATTTTCATCTCTGCAGGTGAGCATGATATGTCGGATAACATTGTGCATATCGTAATTGCACGTTTACCCGATGCGCCAAGTGGCACTAAAGGTATCTCGTTGTTTGTAGTACCTAAATTCCATGCAGGCCCTGAAGGCGAAAAGTTAGACAGAAACGGTGTCACTTGTGGCTCTATTGAACACAAAATGGGTATCAAAGGCTCGGCAACTTGTGTGATCAATTTTGATGATGCTAAGGGTTACCTTGTCGGTACTGAAAATCGTGGACTTAACTGCATGTTCACTTTTATGAATACGGCACGAATTGGAACGGGTCTAGAGGGTTTGTCTGCCTCTGAAGCTGCGTTTCAAGGCGCTTTAGCTTACGCCAAAGACCGTTTACAGTTTAGAGCCATGACTGGCGTTAAAAACCCTGACGGCCCTGCAGATCCGATTATTAACCATCCTGACGTACGCCGCATGTTATTGACTCAAAAAGCTTTCGCAGAAGGTAATAGAGCATTAGCTGTATACGCCATGAAATTAGTTGATATTTCACAGGCTAATCAAGATGAAGGTGCTAAACAACTTGCAGAATCTAAACTTGCATTGTTAACTCCGATTGTGAAGGCATTCTTAACTGAAACAGCCCAAGAAACGACTAGCTACGGTATGCAGGTATTTGGTGGGCATGGCTTTATCAGAGAATGGGGCATGGAACAACTCGCCCGTGATACTCGTATTTGTACTATGTACGAAGGCACCACAGGTATTCAGGCGATTGATTTATTGGCCAGAAAAGTAGTGGGTTCTAATGGTAAATTGCTTACAGTATTCACTAACGAAGTGAAAGAATACTGTAAAAGTATTCGTGATAAAAGTCAGTTTAATGCTTGGTCTAACAGTATCGATACACATATCGATGAATGGCATCAGATTACTGAAGATATTATGCATCGAGCAGCTAAAAACCCTGCTGAATTAGGTGCTGCGTCTGTCGATTATCTGATGTATTCAGGTTATGTAGTGGTTGGCTATTTTTGGCTTCAAATGGCTGTTGTTGCTCAGCAAAAACTTGATGAAGGCACAAGTGATCCAGAGTTCTACCAAGCGAAGTTACATACCACTAAGTTTTATTTTGACCGTTTATTAACTCGTACCCGTTCTTTAGTTTCTGCCATGGAATCTGGTGCTGATAATCTAATGAATATGGAAGAAGAGCAGTTCAACATAGTTTAG
- a CDS encoding ATP-binding protein, producing MFQLDLIFLRFKIKVLQHFLPFSLLVVFVVVTVSVLVFESRLSASVMTEVKTTLEDTGEQIESQIQERLSEYRNDLRFLHTTPPVSGLPRSLNSAGIESLERTSYSQWKKRLETIFVAFLQNNIVYQQLRIIAITEQGMELVRADRIGGEIKVIEDRNLQSKSGRDYFDSSAQLSDREIYMSSISLNREFGKIEFPYNPMLRLSLPIFDELGQRFGFLIVNIHAEPLLNSLESMVVPPIELMLTDHEGYFLITPKDTHNFSRDLAPTKTWDTSFQTLEYLSNDFTRILDIEDQQTSYFALTQKIVISGGIDQGYLLARLIEFQSDVNNLEMRRRTSVYSFLVAVTAILLFVLSVFNRSMKRTQQLSEAKAQSAAIVGGSHDAIIGITKEAVVISWNRAADLLFGYNEEYAKGKTMAELGLFQNIQVLDIIDKLSRSNTQQNADVTITKDQNSVFLSLSFSAITDFASDVQGVAIIVRDITNEHIAEMKIKQENADLEQKVANKTKELKKNSHSKSTFISNISPEIRTPLNGIIGTLKLIKDESLSDNQKRYLEMTDVSVDNLSALINDVLDLSKIEAGKLDVDFQAFNPIDLIQNLCCTMAIKAQEKGLEFIVDVTDLHCESLVSDAHRFSQILSNLIINAIKFTENGFVKVSASCQFCDDGQLILHCSVSDSGVGITENNKHKLFTAFAQEYTATAFKYDGAGLGLAICQQLVSLLNGEIDFSSEKDKGSTFSFSITVPQIDCKQKLEETSLKAKLCLILVPHSEVYQSIQRMVQSCSGDVLEPKPYEKWFSSENNVFPEMKPDFIIIDQQYPQLTILDRKWSQWDSNTTQSPEVFLLKKSADIKISLNNIVAASLDKPMLLTDLLQKGFATAVGVTNKKNDLHQLSKEADFKTSAENLSKITGARILVVDDNKINLEVAKGMLSSLPIEIEQAMDGQEALDILQQSIQQNRVFHCILMDCQMPVLNGYDTSHQIRMGIPGDQYSTIPIIAMTANAMLGEREKCLEAGMDDFTIKPINHDLLVSKIIEWILTVYQAPLDRSLQLSTNESPINDADCQLQDESGMLVTSKILEWDKQAALTRLMNNEALLYKICQIFMNSSPHKIESLGQAITEKNFDAVIKLTHSLKGSAGDLGAVDLHQLFSSMEQLAKIPEIEKLEQCYQSVLNSYASFVSILTKEQE from the coding sequence ATGTTTCAATTAGATCTCATTTTTCTTCGATTTAAAATTAAAGTACTGCAGCACTTTTTACCTTTTTCTCTGCTAGTCGTTTTTGTTGTGGTAACGGTATCTGTTCTTGTGTTTGAGTCTCGCTTATCTGCATCTGTTATGACAGAGGTAAAAACTACCTTAGAGGATACGGGCGAACAAATTGAGAGCCAAATTCAGGAAAGATTATCTGAATATCGTAATGATTTACGTTTTTTACATACCACTCCACCGGTCTCAGGCTTGCCTCGCTCATTAAATAGTGCAGGAATTGAATCCTTAGAGCGGACGTCTTATTCTCAATGGAAAAAACGCTTAGAAACCATTTTTGTGGCTTTTTTACAGAATAATATTGTATATCAACAATTACGTATTATTGCTATCACAGAACAAGGTATGGAACTGGTTAGAGCCGATCGTATAGGAGGGGAAATAAAGGTTATTGAGGACCGGAATTTACAGAGTAAAAGTGGCCGTGATTATTTTGACTCTAGTGCACAATTATCTGATAGAGAAATCTATATGTCGAGTATTTCTCTGAACAGAGAGTTTGGCAAGATAGAATTTCCTTACAACCCGATGTTGCGCCTATCTTTACCTATATTTGATGAGTTAGGACAACGATTTGGTTTTTTGATTGTTAATATTCATGCCGAACCACTGCTGAATTCGTTAGAAAGTATGGTAGTTCCTCCTATTGAGTTGATGCTTACAGATCATGAGGGATATTTTTTAATCACTCCTAAAGACACCCATAATTTCAGTCGAGATCTCGCCCCTACAAAAACGTGGGATACAAGTTTTCAGACACTAGAGTATCTTTCTAATGATTTTACTCGGATATTAGACATTGAAGATCAGCAAACTTCTTATTTTGCTTTGACTCAAAAAATAGTGATTTCAGGAGGTATAGATCAGGGATATTTATTAGCTAGATTGATCGAGTTCCAAAGTGATGTAAACAATTTAGAAATGAGACGTAGAACCAGTGTTTATTCATTTTTAGTGGCTGTCACAGCCATATTGTTATTCGTACTCAGTGTATTTAATCGAAGTATGAAAAGAACCCAGCAATTATCTGAAGCCAAAGCTCAATCAGCGGCTATAGTGGGTGGCTCTCATGATGCAATAATAGGTATAACGAAAGAAGCCGTGGTGATCAGTTGGAACCGGGCCGCCGATCTATTATTTGGATATAATGAAGAGTATGCCAAAGGTAAAACAATGGCTGAACTTGGTCTTTTCCAGAATATTCAAGTGTTGGATATTATTGATAAACTATCCCGAAGTAATACTCAGCAAAATGCAGACGTGACTATAACTAAAGATCAAAATTCGGTGTTTCTGTCCTTATCTTTTTCAGCCATTACTGACTTTGCATCTGATGTTCAGGGTGTAGCAATTATTGTCCGAGATATAACCAATGAACATATAGCAGAAATGAAGATTAAACAGGAAAATGCAGATTTAGAACAAAAAGTAGCCAATAAAACAAAAGAACTGAAAAAAAACAGCCATTCCAAAAGTACTTTTATTTCAAATATTAGCCCTGAAATTCGTACCCCATTAAACGGTATTATTGGCACCTTAAAGTTGATTAAGGATGAAAGTCTATCAGATAACCAAAAACGTTACTTAGAGATGACTGATGTGAGTGTGGATAACTTGTCTGCTCTGATTAATGACGTATTAGATCTATCTAAAATTGAAGCGGGTAAGTTAGATGTGGATTTTCAAGCTTTTAATCCGATCGACCTCATTCAAAATTTATGTTGTACCATGGCCATTAAAGCGCAAGAAAAAGGCTTGGAATTTATTGTCGATGTAACAGACTTACATTGCGAATCTCTCGTCAGCGATGCGCACCGTTTTTCACAAATTCTCAGTAATTTGATCATCAATGCGATTAAGTTTACTGAAAATGGTTTTGTTAAAGTCTCAGCATCATGTCAATTTTGTGATGATGGACAATTGATATTACATTGTTCTGTGAGTGACTCTGGTGTGGGGATTACCGAAAATAACAAACACAAACTTTTTACTGCTTTTGCGCAAGAATATACAGCGACAGCGTTTAAGTATGATGGCGCTGGTTTAGGACTGGCTATTTGTCAGCAACTTGTCAGTTTGCTTAATGGAGAAATCGATTTTAGCTCAGAAAAAGATAAAGGTAGTACATTTAGCTTTTCTATCACGGTGCCACAGATTGATTGTAAACAAAAACTTGAAGAAACTAGCCTGAAGGCTAAATTGTGTTTAATTTTAGTGCCACACAGCGAAGTGTATCAAAGTATTCAACGTATGGTTCAATCTTGCTCAGGTGACGTCTTAGAACCTAAGCCTTATGAAAAATGGTTTAGCTCTGAAAATAATGTGTTTCCTGAAATGAAACCTGATTTTATTATCATTGACCAGCAATATCCTCAGCTCACAATTTTAGACCGTAAATGGTCACAATGGGACAGCAACACTACACAATCGCCCGAAGTTTTTTTACTTAAAAAAAGTGCCGATATAAAAATTTCACTTAATAATATAGTCGCGGCGAGCCTTGATAAACCAATGTTGTTAACTGACTTATTACAAAAAGGCTTTGCAACAGCAGTGGGAGTGACGAATAAAAAGAATGACTTGCATCAATTGAGTAAAGAAGCCGATTTTAAAACGTCTGCTGAAAATTTATCCAAAATAACAGGTGCCCGGATCTTAGTTGTGGATGATAATAAAATTAATCTTGAAGTCGCTAAGGGCATGTTATCTAGCTTACCCATAGAGATAGAGCAAGCTATGGATGGTCAGGAAGCCTTGGATATATTACAACAATCAATACAGCAAAACCGCGTTTTTCATTGCATTTTAATGGACTGCCAAATGCCTGTTTTAAACGGTTACGATACTAGTCATCAGATCCGTATGGGAATACCGGGGGATCAATATAGTACTATCCCGATTATTGCCATGACGGCCAATGCGATGTTGGGTGAACGAGAAAAATGTTTAGAGGCGGGTATGGACGATTTCACCATTAAACCTATCAACCACGATTTGCTTGTTTCAAAAATTATTGAGTGGATATTAACTGTGTATCAGGCTCCCTTGGATAGATCATTACAGCTCTCGACGAATGAATCGCCTATCAATGATGCAGACTGCCAATTGCAAGATGAGAGTGGAATGCTTGTCACTTCTAAAATATTGGAGTGGGATAAACAGGCAGCACTGACGCGGTTGATGAATAATGAAGCGTTATTGTACAAAATATGCCAGATCTTTATGAACAGCTCGCCGCACAAAATTGAGTCATTGGGTCAGGCCATTACAGAGAAAAATTTCGATGCCGTTATTAAGCTTACGCATTCATTAAAAGGTTCTGCAGGCGACTTAGGGGCGGTCGATTTGCATCAGTTGTTTTCATCTATGGAGCAGCTAGCTAAAATACCAGAGATAGAAAAACTCGAGCAATGTTATCAATCAGTACTCAACAGTTATGCTTCTTTCGTGTCAATTCTCACAAAAGAACAAGAATGA
- a CDS encoding alpha/beta fold hydrolase: MKHHTIDIENVNVHYVEAGEDNVSQSPRQTIIFLHGFPEFWGTWHAQLDYFANNYRVIAPDLPGYNLSGKPQENTFFEVPNLIQFIAKFIQCVAPQQKIILVAHDWGGVIAWPLTAFFPQLIDRLVILNAAHPSTFTREMIHNAEQRQKSEYIHDLIAPNGVEKVSNNNYKYLKDKILIGMREGTLSNTQRKVYEKVWAQPGAVNGMLQYYRAMPQLAPSEKEMGAGNGPVVAATQMKIPNIRITCPTLILWGEQDQAFVKETVDGVEEYVPDVRIKRFPDASHWLQHELPNEVNAEIDNFLKST, from the coding sequence ATGAAACATCACACAATCGACATTGAAAACGTTAATGTGCATTATGTTGAAGCAGGCGAAGATAATGTTAGTCAGTCGCCACGGCAGACTATTATTTTTTTACACGGCTTTCCAGAATTCTGGGGTACATGGCATGCACAACTTGATTATTTTGCCAATAATTATCGAGTGATCGCGCCTGACTTGCCTGGTTATAACTTAAGTGGCAAGCCACAAGAAAACACTTTTTTCGAAGTGCCCAACCTAATTCAGTTTATAGCCAAGTTTATCCAATGTGTGGCACCGCAACAGAAGATAATCTTAGTGGCACACGACTGGGGGGGCGTTATTGCATGGCCGCTTACCGCCTTTTTCCCGCAACTTATCGATAGATTGGTGATACTCAATGCTGCTCACCCCAGTACTTTTACACGGGAAATGATCCATAATGCTGAGCAACGGCAAAAAAGTGAATATATACACGATTTAATCGCGCCTAATGGTGTTGAAAAGGTATCAAATAACAACTACAAATATCTCAAAGACAAGATCCTCATTGGAATGCGCGAAGGCACATTGAGTAACACACAACGCAAGGTTTATGAAAAGGTATGGGCTCAGCCTGGTGCTGTTAATGGTATGTTGCAATATTACCGAGCTATGCCGCAGTTAGCTCCTTCTGAGAAAGAAATGGGTGCTGGAAATGGACCTGTGGTAGCAGCAACACAAATGAAAATTCCTAACATTCGCATCACTTGCCCAACATTAATATTATGGGGCGAACAAGACCAAGCCTTTGTTAAAGAGACTGTCGATGGTGTCGAGGAATATGTGCCTGACGTGCGGATTAAACGCTTTCCTGATGCCAGTCATTGGTTACAACATGAATTGCCCAACGAAGTGAATGCAGAAATAGATAATTTTCTGAAATCCACATAA